One genomic window of Thermococcus indicus includes the following:
- a CDS encoding arginine--tRNA ligase, whose product MGYGEVKEKMRLILQETLGDMLKEAGKEWSGEITFDDTPNIELGDFGTAVSFQLARVFRKAPKLIAEELAERLGGKLPEEISEVRAVNGYINFYLNYGTFGRELVREILEKKNAYGESALGDGKKVIVEHTSVNPTKPLHMGHARNSVLGDTMARIMRKLGYTVEVQNYIDDLGVQFAQVLWGYLNLKEEFGRIEAEMREKGLKEDFIDHVMGLLYVEVNRRIEENPDVEGEVRELMKKLEEGDNEIAEIGRKLAERVVRAQMLTTGRMKITYDLLSWESDIMRSGIFGEAYELIEANENFFWAEEGKYKGAFVMDLRKLFPDMKNPFLVLKRSDGTATYTGKDIAYHLWKFGKVTADMLYKPWENEEHETWTTAPDGRAMPGTFGKADVVINVIGAEQKHPQMAIKYALQLLGFEDSAENFHHLAYEHVVREEGKFSGRKGTWVGFTVDEVLNEAVQRARALVEEKNPGLSEDEKEHIAEAVGVGAVRYNLVKYSPDKVITFRWDDVLNFEGDSAPYVQYAHARCASILRKAADGGIETDWEVLMERADFSRLTNREKELVKLLAKFPEIVEQASRDIKPHLIPWYANELASLFNKFYMDHPVLKAEEGILEERLLLVLATKQVLRNTLELLGIEAPEKM is encoded by the coding sequence ATGGGATACGGCGAAGTTAAGGAGAAGATGAGGCTCATCCTTCAGGAAACCCTTGGGGACATGCTGAAAGAGGCGGGGAAGGAATGGAGCGGGGAGATAACCTTCGACGACACCCCGAACATCGAGCTCGGCGACTTTGGGACGGCCGTTTCATTTCAGCTTGCCCGGGTCTTCAGGAAGGCGCCGAAGCTCATAGCGGAGGAGCTTGCGGAGAGGCTCGGTGGGAAGCTCCCCGAGGAAATCTCAGAAGTCAGGGCGGTCAACGGCTACATCAACTTCTACCTGAACTACGGCACCTTCGGACGGGAGCTCGTCCGCGAGATACTTGAGAAGAAAAACGCATACGGCGAGAGCGCGCTTGGGGATGGGAAGAAGGTCATCGTCGAGCACACTTCCGTGAACCCGACGAAGCCGCTCCACATGGGACACGCCAGGAACTCGGTTCTCGGCGATACGATGGCGAGGATAATGCGGAAGCTCGGCTACACCGTCGAGGTTCAGAACTACATAGACGACCTCGGCGTCCAGTTTGCCCAGGTTCTCTGGGGTTACCTGAACCTCAAAGAGGAATTCGGCAGGATCGAGGCGGAGATGAGGGAAAAGGGCCTCAAGGAGGACTTCATTGACCACGTTATGGGCCTCCTCTACGTCGAGGTGAACAGGCGCATAGAGGAGAACCCCGATGTTGAGGGGGAAGTTCGTGAGCTGATGAAGAAGCTCGAGGAGGGGGACAACGAAATAGCGGAAATCGGCAGAAAGCTCGCGGAGAGGGTTGTCAGGGCGCAGATGCTCACGACCGGCCGCATGAAGATAACCTACGACCTCCTCAGCTGGGAGAGCGACATAATGAGGAGCGGCATCTTCGGCGAGGCTTACGAGCTCATCGAGGCCAACGAGAACTTCTTCTGGGCAGAGGAAGGGAAGTATAAGGGAGCGTTCGTGATGGACCTCAGAAAGCTCTTCCCGGACATGAAGAACCCATTCCTCGTCCTCAAGAGGAGCGACGGGACGGCGACCTACACCGGCAAGGACATAGCCTATCACCTTTGGAAGTTCGGTAAGGTCACCGCCGACATGCTCTACAAGCCGTGGGAGAACGAAGAACACGAAACCTGGACGACCGCCCCCGATGGGAGAGCGATGCCCGGAACGTTCGGAAAAGCTGATGTGGTCATCAACGTCATCGGTGCCGAGCAGAAGCACCCCCAGATGGCCATCAAGTACGCCCTCCAGCTGCTCGGCTTTGAGGACTCCGCCGAGAACTTCCACCACCTTGCGTATGAACACGTTGTCCGCGAGGAGGGCAAGTTCTCGGGCAGGAAAGGAACCTGGGTCGGTTTTACCGTCGATGAGGTTCTCAACGAGGCCGTTCAGCGTGCCAGGGCCCTCGTGGAGGAGAAGAACCCCGGCCTGAGCGAGGATGAGAAGGAGCACATAGCCGAAGCCGTCGGAGTTGGAGCGGTCCGCTATAACCTCGTTAAGTACAGCCCGGACAAGGTGATAACCTTCCGCTGGGACGATGTTCTCAACTTCGAGGGGGACAGCGCCCCCTACGTCCAGTATGCCCACGCCAGGTGCGCGTCCATCCTCAGAAAGGCCGCGGACGGCGGCATTGAGACCGACTGGGAGGTCCTCATGGAGAGGGCGGACTTCTCGAGGCTCACCAACAGGGAAAAGGAACTGGTGAAGCTCCTAGCCAAGTTCCCGGAGATTGTGGAACAGGCGAGCAGGGACATCAAGCCCCACCTCATTCCGTGGTACGCCAACGAGCTCGCCTCGCTCTTCAACAAGTTCTACATGGACCACCCCGTGCTCAAGGCGGAGGAGGGAATACTGGAGGAGCGCCTGCTGCTCGTCCTGGCGACGAAGCAGGTGCTGAGGAACACGCTCGAGCTTCTCGGAATAGAGGCGCCAGAGAAGATGTGA
- a CDS encoding AAA family ATPase gives MLFDPRPKERRGEMFDREVELEAILRGMEEYPITLIIGIRRVGKSSLLKAALNEYPGIGLYLDARRLYAAGSGSISAPVMADELRRILLGRGRFGFLRGMSVEKVNLGGIQIKPRDMGFMDVLEIIHWIGERTGHKVILAFDEAQYLRFYGSRGGKDLLAGIAHAYDSMPNLSFVFTGSEVGLLHDFLGLDDYSSPLYGRIYEEVEVRPFPRELSEEFLRVGFSEVGLNVPQDDIKRAVDELDGIPGWLVEFGFNYWKKGDPKKALETTIAKARNMIREELLELERRSPRYALILRAVSIGLHRWSKIKDYVEAKSGPITNARLGSLIRNLEKMGWIKKENGEYLIVDPVVEKVLRE, from the coding sequence ATGCTCTTTGACCCAAGACCAAAGGAGAGAAGGGGGGAGATGTTTGACAGAGAGGTGGAACTTGAAGCCATCCTCAGGGGTATGGAGGAGTATCCGATAACCCTCATCATAGGAATCCGCCGCGTGGGTAAGAGCTCCCTTCTAAAGGCGGCTCTCAACGAATATCCCGGAATCGGGCTCTACCTCGATGCCCGCCGGCTCTACGCAGCCGGAAGCGGAAGCATAAGCGCCCCAGTAATGGCGGACGAACTCAGGAGGATACTCCTGGGGAGGGGCCGTTTTGGATTCCTCAGGGGTATGAGCGTTGAGAAGGTGAACCTTGGGGGAATTCAGATCAAACCCCGGGATATGGGGTTCATGGACGTTCTTGAGATTATCCACTGGATTGGGGAAAGGACAGGCCATAAAGTCATCCTGGCCTTTGACGAGGCTCAGTATCTGAGATTCTACGGCTCCCGGGGCGGAAAGGACCTGCTGGCTGGCATAGCCCACGCCTATGACTCAATGCCGAACCTGAGTTTCGTATTCACCGGCTCGGAGGTTGGACTTCTCCACGACTTTCTGGGGCTGGATGACTACTCAAGCCCCCTCTACGGAAGAATCTACGAGGAGGTTGAGGTCAGACCGTTTCCAAGGGAGCTTTCCGAGGAGTTCCTTAGGGTGGGTTTCTCGGAGGTTGGGTTGAACGTACCGCAGGATGACATCAAAAGGGCCGTTGACGAGCTGGATGGAATACCCGGATGGCTCGTTGAGTTTGGATTCAATTACTGGAAAAAAGGAGACCCCAAAAAGGCCCTGGAAACCACGATAGCAAAGGCGAGGAACATGATACGGGAGGAGCTTCTTGAACTTGAAAGGCGCTCCCCAAGGTACGCCCTCATTCTGCGCGCGGTATCCATTGGACTGCACAGGTGGTCCAAAATAAAGGACTACGTGGAGGCAAAGAGCGGCCCCATAACGAACGCCAGGCTGGGCAGCCTTATCAGGAACCTGGAAAAGATGGGGTGGATAAAGAAGGAGAACGGGGAGTACCTGATAGTAGACCCCGTGGTGGAAAAAGTGTTGAGGGAGTGA
- a CDS encoding dihydrodipicolinate synthase family protein: MRGVVVPLVTPFNEDYSIDFPALEEHIEFLQKVGVHGIFINATTGEFTSLNLNERKLLAERGRELVKSAFYLVGTASSNTVEVVELTKHAQDIGADYVVIAPPYYCPLNDDALFTHYSTVAESTDIPIILYNIPSCANPLSVSPIKRLALEYSNISGVKETIDSVNHIRDVILEVKGERNDFRVFTGLDQHLLNTLVLGGDGGIMACANFAPEVHLALWRAFHEKRFEDAFEHARRLAKLSRVYDLASSFGSAIKLAMSLRGFSIKPVLRPPYMMDGDEVKEDIRKLLAGVLG; the protein is encoded by the coding sequence ATGCGCGGTGTTGTGGTGCCCCTTGTAACGCCCTTCAACGAGGACTACTCCATTGACTTTCCCGCCCTCGAGGAGCACATCGAGTTTCTCCAGAAGGTCGGCGTCCACGGGATATTCATCAACGCGACAACCGGTGAGTTCACTAGCCTGAACCTGAACGAGCGGAAGCTCCTCGCCGAGAGGGGCAGGGAGCTGGTCAAGTCGGCGTTCTACCTGGTCGGTACGGCCTCCTCGAACACCGTTGAGGTCGTTGAGCTTACGAAGCACGCCCAGGACATAGGGGCCGACTACGTCGTGATAGCGCCCCCCTACTACTGCCCCCTGAACGACGACGCCCTGTTCACCCACTACTCGACCGTGGCCGAGAGTACGGATATTCCGATCATCCTCTACAACATCCCCTCCTGCGCCAACCCGCTCAGCGTTTCCCCCATCAAGCGCCTTGCCCTCGAGTATTCGAACATCTCCGGTGTGAAGGAGACGATTGACAGCGTAAACCATATCCGGGACGTTATCCTCGAGGTCAAGGGGGAGAGGAATGACTTCAGGGTCTTCACCGGCCTCGACCAGCACCTCCTGAACACGCTCGTTCTGGGTGGGGACGGGGGGATAATGGCCTGCGCCAACTTCGCCCCTGAGGTTCATCTGGCCCTCTGGAGGGCGTTCCATGAGAAGCGGTTTGAGGATGCTTTTGAGCATGCCAGGAGGCTGGCAAAGCTGTCCAGGGTCTATGACCTTGCCTCATCCTTCGGCTCCGCGATAAAACTTGCCATGTCACTCCGCGGCTTCTCAATAAAACCCGTCCTCAGACCCCCGTACATGATGGATGGAGACGAAGTGAAGGAGGATATAAGAAAGCTGCTCGCCGGGGTGCTGGGCTGA
- the prf1 gene encoding peptide chain release factor aRF-1 yields the protein MSHKSAEMYELKKKVEELKGYRGRATELVTLYVPAGYDLNKVMQQLREEYGTAQNIKSKSTRKNVLGALERAMQHLKLYRKTPETGLALFVGNVSEQEGVSDIKLWAIIPPEPLKVRLYRCDQTFITEPLEEMLRVKDAYGLITVEKNEATIGLLRGKRIDVIDELTSNVPGKTRAGGQSARRYERIREQETHEFMKRIAEHANKAFLPLLEKGELRGIIIGGPGPTKEDFIDGEYLHHELRKKIIGVVDISYSGAYGLKELVEKASDILKDHEAIKERHLIQNFFRHLVKDTGMITYGENEVRKALELGAVDTLLISEGYDRVRVRAKCNSCGWSEEKTMSEQEFHVYRKKLTHCPKCGSQNLDFEKWDVAEELIKMAEEAGSEVEVISLDTEEGQQFYKAFGGIAAFLRYKIQ from the coding sequence ATGTCTCACAAGTCAGCCGAGATGTATGAACTCAAGAAGAAGGTCGAGGAGCTGAAGGGTTATCGAGGTCGAGCCACCGAACTGGTGACCCTCTACGTTCCGGCCGGATACGATCTGAACAAGGTCATGCAGCAGCTGAGGGAGGAGTACGGGACGGCCCAGAACATCAAGAGCAAGTCAACCCGAAAGAACGTCCTCGGTGCCCTTGAGAGGGCGATGCAGCACCTCAAGCTCTACCGCAAGACCCCCGAGACCGGTCTGGCCCTCTTCGTCGGAAACGTCAGCGAGCAGGAGGGCGTCAGCGACATAAAGCTCTGGGCGATAATCCCTCCAGAACCCCTCAAGGTCAGGCTCTACCGGTGCGACCAGACCTTCATCACCGAGCCGCTGGAGGAGATGCTCCGCGTCAAGGACGCCTACGGCCTCATAACCGTTGAGAAGAACGAAGCCACCATAGGTCTCCTGCGCGGGAAGAGGATAGACGTCATCGACGAGCTGACCTCCAACGTGCCCGGTAAGACCAGGGCAGGTGGTCAGTCGGCCAGGCGTTACGAGCGCATCCGTGAGCAGGAGACCCACGAGTTCATGAAGCGCATCGCCGAGCACGCCAACAAGGCATTCCTCCCCCTCCTGGAGAAGGGCGAGCTGAGGGGCATCATCATAGGCGGCCCGGGACCGACCAAGGAGGACTTCATAGACGGCGAGTACCTCCACCACGAGCTAAGGAAGAAGATAATCGGCGTCGTTGACATCAGCTACAGCGGGGCCTACGGCCTCAAGGAGCTCGTCGAGAAGGCCAGCGACATCCTCAAAGACCACGAGGCCATAAAGGAGCGCCACCTCATACAGAACTTCTTCAGGCACCTCGTCAAGGACACAGGGATGATAACGTACGGTGAGAACGAAGTCAGGAAGGCCCTGGAGCTCGGCGCCGTCGATACGCTCCTCATCAGCGAGGGCTATGACAGGGTCAGGGTCAGGGCCAAGTGCAACAGCTGCGGCTGGAGCGAAGAAAAAACTATGAGCGAGCAGGAGTTCCATGTTTACAGGAAAAAACTCACTCACTGCCCCAAGTGCGGCAGTCAGAACCTGGACTTCGAGAAGTGGGACGTCGCGGAGGAGCTAATAAAGATGGCGGAGGAGGCCGGCTCCGAGGTGGAGGTCATCTCCCTCGACACCGAGGAGGGCCAGCAGTTCTACAAGGCCTTCGGCGGAATAGCGGCGTTCCTGAGGTACAAGATTCAGTGA
- a CDS encoding pro-sigmaK processing inhibitor BofA family protein has product MLGELLFFPFLVILLVVKVGFAIIRYLLANAIIGLIILWFTNWIGISDVPLTALNVLVVAIGGILGVIALIIIS; this is encoded by the coding sequence ATGCTTGGAGAGTTGCTGTTTTTCCCGTTCCTGGTCATCCTGCTGGTGGTCAAGGTAGGCTTTGCCATAATCAGGTACCTCCTGGCCAACGCGATAATCGGCCTGATTATCCTGTGGTTCACGAACTGGATAGGGATATCGGATGTGCCACTAACGGCGCTGAACGTTCTGGTGGTTGCTATAGGAGGAATCCTGGGCGTCATAGCCCTCATAATAATCTCGTGA
- a CDS encoding type II toxin-antitoxin system PemK/MazF family toxin, with the protein MEQGEIWTAPFPYFDEDGGLKYKHRPVLIISGDTMNNNGRDVVVCQISRFELKRVSALSPQLREMVRVIKNDDLDPNTSRGLRNVSMIKLFKLFTMPKTKLRNGRYIGKLKEGVITELAEKTRELF; encoded by the coding sequence ATGGAGCAGGGTGAGATCTGGACGGCCCCGTTCCCTTATTTTGATGAGGATGGAGGGCTGAAATACAAACATCGGCCGGTTCTTATAATCTCCGGCGACACAATGAACAACAATGGGCGGGATGTAGTAGTCTGCCAGATTTCGCGGTTTGAGCTGAAGCGTGTCTCTGCCCTGTCCCCCCAGCTTAGGGAGATGGTGAGGGTTATAAAAAACGATGACCTGGACCCAAACACCAGCAGAGGGCTTAGGAACGTGAGTATGATAAAACTCTTCAAGCTGTTCACAATGCCCAAGACGAAACTCAGAAACGGTAGATACATAGGAAAGCTCAAGGAGGGCGTTATAACGGAGCTGGCAGAAAAGACACGGGAGCTTTTTTAA
- a CDS encoding ribbon-helix-helix domain-containing protein, with the protein MMWMAERVEYPISVRLPGYVVKKIDELVQRKEFRSRSDFIKFAVTMTLGQMMIEEARELAKSLTPEEIKAEAMEARRKLLKGDFEDEWPEVKETLQEVEEEFKELTGAE; encoded by the coding sequence ATGATGTGGATGGCGGAGAGGGTTGAATACCCAATATCGGTGAGGCTTCCAGGGTATGTTGTTAAGAAAATTGACGAATTGGTGCAGAGAAAGGAGTTTCGGAGCCGTTCGGACTTCATTAAATTCGCAGTTACCATGACGCTTGGCCAGATGATGATTGAAGAGGCCAGAGAGCTCGCCAAGAGTTTAACGCCCGAAGAAATCAAGGCAGAGGCTATGGAAGCCCGGAGAAAGTTGCTAAAAGGGGATTTCGAGGATGAATGGCCGGAGGTAAAAGAGACTCTCCAGGAAGTTGAAGAGGAGTTCAAAGAGCTCACGGGTGCTGAATAA
- a CDS encoding putative toxin-antitoxin system toxin component, PIN family — translation MSRRKFEPIPVVIDLNVAVSSALGGPAAAPATVVRLVIEGRIVNFASKLMLDRLRAKLGSRRVQRYLANKSSGPTGGLLWYKPYAIMTAFEIKSVVISPESWVDASEDEEDNEVLSVACDAGVEYLITQDQDDLLSLRDPETREVIIEDEDGNEVCRIKILTPREFLEELKKKGWVI, via the coding sequence GTGTCGAGAAGGAAGTTCGAGCCTATTCCCGTAGTGATAGACCTGAACGTCGCCGTGTCCTCCGCGTTAGGAGGACCGGCAGCGGCGCCAGCAACCGTGGTTCGCCTGGTGATTGAAGGCAGGATAGTCAATTTCGCTTCGAAGTTGATGCTTGACCGTCTTCGTGCCAAATTGGGAAGTCGTCGTGTCCAAAGGTATCTGGCCAATAAATCTTCAGGGCCAACCGGGGGACTACTATGGTACAAACCTTATGCAATTATGACAGCGTTTGAAATAAAGTCTGTAGTAATCAGTCCAGAGAGCTGGGTAGATGCCAGTGAGGATGAGGAGGATAATGAAGTTTTGTCAGTGGCCTGTGATGCCGGTGTTGAGTATCTCATCACCCAAGATCAAGACGATCTCCTTTCACTGCGGGATCCCGAAACCAGGGAAGTAATCATTGAGGATGAAGATGGGAATGAAGTTTGCAGAATCAAGATTCTGACTCCAAGAGAGTTCCTAGAGGAACTGAAAAAGAAAGGATGGGTAATCTGA
- a CDS encoding ribbon-helix-helix domain-containing protein yields MTKKFLKDVIQTYYEVLVGVVWMAYSLEITRRTGKGKDGPKTKLISVRIPIFAYEQIEALVDLGVFPSRSDFINYAIQKALFELPAFKVPTSDEALLEMMALGPDSPPSDDEIQEVLKGVEKEVRAYSRSDRPERRRVLRVRRTGSGASNRGSPGD; encoded by the coding sequence ATGACCAAAAAGTTTTTAAAAGATGTAATACAAACGTATTACGAGGTACTTGTGGGGGTGGTTTGGATGGCATACTCTCTGGAGATAACCAGGAGGACTGGGAAGGGGAAGGATGGCCCCAAAACCAAATTGATCAGCGTGAGGATTCCAATATTTGCATACGAGCAGATAGAGGCCCTCGTGGACCTGGGGGTTTTCCCGAGCAGGAGTGACTTCATCAATTATGCAATCCAAAAAGCACTCTTCGAGCTTCCCGCGTTTAAGGTACCTACCTCTGATGAAGCCCTCCTGGAGATGATGGCCCTCGGGCCGGATTCACCTCCGAGTGATGATGAGATCCAGGAGGTGTTGAAAGGTGTCGAGAAGGAAGTTCGAGCCTATTCCCGTAGTGATAGACCTGAACGTCGCCGTGTCCTCCGCGTTAGGAGGACCGGCAGCGGCGCCAGCAACCGTGGTTCGCCTGGTGATTGA
- a CDS encoding class III signal peptide-containing protein encodes MFRLRRRKGQGAIEYLFMIAAALVIILIAVRYVSDAGQNASTQGNLAQIQAQVETIKAQLQASGQSLDSVQIPYTYNDISGTTTFSDLYSICTGTSTSGTLSYHNQSANETQTTTLNIDRYTACKAIVDWWNNQ; translated from the coding sequence ATGTTCAGGCTAAGAAGGAGGAAGGGTCAGGGCGCCATCGAGTACCTCTTCATGATCGCGGCGGCGCTCGTTATAATCCTGATTGCGGTTAGGTACGTGAGCGATGCAGGACAAAACGCTAGTACTCAGGGAAACCTAGCCCAGATTCAAGCCCAAGTTGAAACCATAAAAGCCCAGCTTCAGGCCTCCGGCCAGAGCTTGGATTCAGTTCAAATTCCCTACACGTACAACGACATTTCAGGCACGACAACGTTTAGTGACCTTTACAGCATCTGTACCGGCACCTCTACCAGTGGCACTCTTTCATATCACAACCAGAGTGCCAATGAAACTCAGACAACTACCTTAAACATAGATAGATATACTGCATGTAAGGCCATTGTAGATTGGTGGAACAACCAGTGA
- a CDS encoding IS630 transposase-related protein, whose protein sequence is MELVSIQHDSASVEECTKNIVLQSEEILSHRGGFISSAKIDLAFGAFMNLTVTMLVDPCQDMAKGVIAEYSTGKSRADAIAKAVEKVNLKLPPGASVVDFEVGTYITPVTRRTYAVAIAVYNAPLERRPLSEYTVEERRRLLGRILEEFNHNPRVLNISEIARMFGVSRDSIYYDIEQILKEKKKGRVSR, encoded by the coding sequence GTGGAATTGGTGAGTATCCAACATGACTCGGCAAGCGTTGAGGAATGTACAAAGAACATCGTACTCCAGTCGGAGGAAATCCTGTCACACCGCGGCGGCTTCATATCATCCGCGAAGATAGACCTGGCCTTTGGAGCTTTTATGAACCTTACCGTTACGATGCTGGTCGATCCGTGTCAAGATATGGCAAAGGGGGTCATAGCTGAGTACTCAACGGGTAAGAGCAGGGCCGACGCGATAGCGAAGGCCGTTGAGAAGGTGAACCTGAAGCTCCCGCCCGGTGCGTCCGTCGTCGACTTCGAGGTGGGGACGTACATCACGCCCGTCACGAGGAGGACCTACGCGGTCGCGATTGCCGTCTACAACGCCCCCCTGGAGAGGCGGCCGCTGAGCGAGTACACCGTTGAGGAGCGCAGGCGGCTCCTGGGGCGTATCCTTGAGGAGTTCAACCACAACCCCCGCGTCCTCAACATCTCCGAGATAGCGAGGATGTTCGGGGTCTCGAGGGACTCGATATACTACGACATCGAGCAGATACTCAAGGAGAAAAAGAAGGGGCGGGTCAGCCGGTAG
- a CDS encoding site-2 protease family protein, which translates to MPRGIYECVRCGHREVIESGEPVLEGSCPECGGDMVLVGFEAGAENAPNEPSVSLRAPTHAVRPAALPPAVDAKLSEFYVIEPRGIEGNVFTFEVRDVLEEDFERVLRELEELGYWAALKRRGGKVLLYVFPAGEVKEDNRWLPWVFLIATIFTTFLAGYWLSLGYISLLDEYGLPGIRNPYVNALAFSISVMAILGTHELGHKIAAAYHGVRATMPYFIPFPSMLGTMGAVIRVKSPLPTRNAAIDLGVSGPIAGFLVAIPVSIIGLKLSVPVPVSAVPPAGGITFGENLFFMLIEKYVVTFPENSVVFLHPVAIAGWVGILVTFLNLIPAAQLDGGHIARAFLGERTHRYLTMAIGLVLIGMSFLWVGWLIWGILVLMMGAMGNPGALDEVSPISKKRIALALAALALFILSATPAPISATG; encoded by the coding sequence ATGCCAAGGGGAATTTACGAGTGCGTCAGGTGCGGCCACAGGGAGGTCATCGAGTCGGGCGAGCCTGTTCTGGAGGGAAGCTGCCCAGAGTGCGGCGGCGACATGGTTCTGGTGGGCTTTGAGGCCGGGGCCGAAAACGCCCCGAACGAACCATCCGTCTCTCTGCGCGCTCCTACCCACGCCGTTCGTCCCGCGGCACTTCCGCCCGCCGTGGATGCAAAGCTGAGTGAGTTCTACGTCATCGAACCCCGCGGGATCGAGGGCAACGTCTTCACATTTGAGGTCAGGGACGTCCTGGAGGAGGACTTTGAAAGGGTCCTGAGGGAGCTGGAGGAGCTCGGATACTGGGCGGCCCTCAAGAGGCGCGGGGGGAAGGTTTTACTCTACGTCTTCCCCGCCGGTGAGGTCAAGGAGGACAACCGCTGGCTCCCCTGGGTCTTCCTAATCGCGACGATATTCACCACGTTCCTCGCCGGCTACTGGCTCTCCCTGGGCTACATCTCCCTCCTCGACGAATACGGCCTGCCCGGGATAAGAAACCCCTACGTCAACGCACTGGCCTTCTCAATAAGCGTCATGGCGATACTCGGCACCCACGAGCTGGGCCACAAGATAGCCGCGGCCTACCATGGGGTTAGGGCAACAATGCCATACTTCATTCCATTTCCCAGCATGCTCGGGACTATGGGCGCGGTGATAAGGGTGAAGTCGCCCCTGCCAACGAGGAACGCCGCCATCGACCTCGGCGTGAGCGGCCCAATAGCGGGTTTTCTCGTTGCCATTCCCGTCAGTATAATAGGGCTAAAGCTGTCGGTTCCGGTTCCCGTCAGCGCGGTGCCGCCAGCGGGAGGGATAACCTTCGGCGAGAACCTCTTTTTCATGCTCATCGAGAAGTACGTTGTGACCTTCCCCGAGAACAGCGTCGTGTTCCTCCATCCGGTGGCGATAGCCGGCTGGGTCGGGATACTGGTGACCTTTCTGAACCTCATCCCCGCGGCCCAGCTTGACGGGGGCCACATAGCGAGGGCGTTCCTGGGCGAGAGGACGCACCGTTACCTGACCATGGCAATAGGTCTGGTGCTCATAGGCATGAGCTTCCTCTGGGTGGGGTGGCTGATATGGGGAATCCTCGTCCTGATGATGGGGGCCATGGGCAACCCCGGCGCCCTCGACGAGGTGTCCCCAATATCAAAGAAGAGAATTGCCCTGGCGCTGGCGGCACTGGCCCTCTTCATACTCTCGGCAACCCCCGCCCCGATAAGCGCTACCGGCTGA
- a CDS encoding type II toxin-antitoxin system RelE family toxin — MYRIIVDKSVVKKAKRYLKPAQRRKLAGFIDALKTNPYPKPPYDLKPVKGEKTEKTNTYRLRIGDYRVFYTVYWDDKVIIITDIKPRETAYK; from the coding sequence TTGTACAGGATCATCGTGGACAAGAGCGTTGTCAAAAAAGCCAAGAGATACCTCAAGCCTGCACAACGCCGAAAACTGGCCGGATTCATCGATGCCCTGAAAACAAACCCCTACCCAAAACCTCCCTATGACTTAAAACCCGTTAAAGGTGAGAAAACCGAAAAAACTAACACCTATCGCCTCAGAATTGGCGATTACCGGGTGTTCTACACCGTGTATTGGGACGACAAAGTAATCATAATAACCGATATAAAGCCAAGAGAAACCGCATATAAATGA
- a CDS encoding DUF126 domain-containing protein, with protein MKLRGRKIVGGKAEGELIVSRKPLSFLGGVDPETGIVTDAESDIRGQSIAGKILAFPRGKGSTVGSYVIYALKKNGKAPKAIIVGEAETIVATGAIIAGIPMVDGIDVSRLRSGERVKVDADSGEVEVEE; from the coding sequence ATGAAGCTCAGGGGAAGGAAGATAGTCGGGGGAAAGGCGGAGGGCGAGCTGATTGTCTCAAGGAAACCCCTCTCGTTCCTCGGTGGAGTCGATCCAGAGACCGGAATCGTCACCGATGCTGAGAGCGACATAAGGGGACAGAGCATAGCCGGGAAGATACTCGCGTTTCCCCGCGGGAAGGGCTCGACGGTCGGTTCCTACGTCATCTATGCCCTGAAAAAGAACGGAAAGGCCCCAAAGGCGATAATCGTCGGCGAAGCGGAGACCATAGTCGCGACGGGCGCAATAATAGCGGGCATCCCAATGGTCGATGGCATCGACGTTTCGAGGCTGAGGAGCGGGGAGCGCGTTAAGGTCGATGCGGACTCCGGGGAAGTTGAAGTGGAAGAGTGA